Proteins found in one Pirellulales bacterium genomic segment:
- the coxB gene encoding cytochrome c oxidase subunit II gives MGKFWALVFLCVPIFGVAMFIYGPAKGVWLPENVGAETAYSIDHLFKFILALTGIVFLGTELTLFLFLWRYDGKSNKQPAKFSHGSHTLEICWTIVPAATLLFIAIYQMNTWAAAKMRTPMAGGHDIPFTVEVTGRQFEWRLRYPGEDGILGTKDDLFDVNELHVPVGEEVLVSLKSMDVLHSFFLPNLRVKQDAVPGMKIPVWFRAMKEGEYDIPCAELCGWGHYKMKGRLVVESREAYEKYLADLKTRQNAVSPPGTAQQTAEAEPEDAQPVAAQPQQSAPPNEATSPLAKTNE, from the coding sequence ATGGGTAAATTTTGGGCCTTGGTATTTTTGTGCGTGCCGATTTTCGGTGTGGCCATGTTTATTTACGGCCCCGCCAAGGGCGTGTGGCTGCCGGAAAACGTCGGCGCGGAAACGGCGTATTCCATCGATCACTTGTTTAAATTCATTCTGGCGCTGACGGGCATTGTATTCCTGGGCACCGAATTGACTTTGTTTTTGTTCTTGTGGCGGTACGACGGCAAAAGCAACAAGCAACCGGCTAAGTTTTCGCACGGCAGCCACACGCTGGAAATATGCTGGACCATTGTGCCGGCGGCGACGCTGTTGTTCATCGCCATTTATCAAATGAACACCTGGGCGGCGGCGAAAATGCGCACGCCGATGGCCGGCGGGCACGACATTCCGTTCACGGTGGAAGTTACGGGCCGACAATTCGAGTGGCGGCTGCGGTATCCCGGCGAAGACGGAATATTGGGAACCAAGGACGACTTGTTCGACGTGAACGAACTGCACGTGCCGGTCGGGGAAGAGGTGCTGGTCAGCTTGAAAAGTATGGACGTGTTGCACAGCTTTTTCCTGCCGAATTTGCGGGTCAAACAAGACGCGGTTCCGGGCATGAAAATTCCCGTTTGGTTCCGTGCCATGAAGGAAGGGGAATACGATATTCCCTGCGCCGAATTATGCGGCTGGGGACATTACAAGATGAAGGGTCGGCTGGTCGTCGAATCGCGGGAAGCTTACGAAAAGTATCTGGCTGATTTGAAGACGCGGCAAAATGCGGTGAGTCCGCCGGGAACGGCACAACAAACTGCGGAAGCGGAGCCGGAAGATGCGCAACCCGTCGCCGCGCAACCCCAGCAATCAGCTCCGCCGAACGAAGCAACATCGCCCCTGGCAAAAACAAACGAATAA
- a CDS encoding cytochrome c, translating into MLNSWRNTGWLSVTMLVVLPLAAGCGESSPARFHANLVQLADTNVSDKHQQQIADILLAMFGTPDDPFVLPETGLDLQKLKIAAGPVKGYTQGLFRLHCVHCHGITGDGMGPTALFLKPYPRDYREGWFKFKSTPSNQPPTHADLVRTLQEGIPGTAMPSFKLLSEGEIYALVEYVEYLSMRGQTELELINQYKLADAFDPDKEDFPTTKEFLVNTVISPIAAKWKNAPSQSTQVPTPPKDFGSTASIERGKQVFYTTGGCVKCHGPTALGDGQLVWDMWSEAIHKMDVKVAESADPAKLSELSYALRVDALPPREGEPRNLRAGILRGGREPYELFYRLNNGIFPSQMPGIGTTPGMTSDDIWHLIDFILDLPYEPGSQYHNDEHMKAPPRELL; encoded by the coding sequence ATGTTAAATTCTTGGCGAAATACTGGCTGGCTTAGCGTGACGATGTTGGTGGTGTTGCCGCTTGCGGCCGGCTGCGGCGAATCGTCGCCGGCGCGGTTTCATGCCAACCTGGTGCAACTGGCCGATACCAACGTTTCCGACAAGCATCAGCAGCAAATTGCCGATATTTTGCTGGCCATGTTCGGCACCCCGGACGATCCTTTCGTGCTGCCGGAAACGGGGCTCGATTTGCAAAAGTTGAAGATCGCGGCCGGGCCGGTGAAGGGCTACACGCAAGGCTTGTTCCGCTTGCACTGCGTCCACTGCCACGGCATTACCGGCGACGGCATGGGGCCGACGGCGCTGTTTTTGAAACCGTACCCGCGCGATTACCGCGAAGGGTGGTTCAAATTCAAATCGACGCCATCGAATCAGCCGCCCACTCATGCCGATTTAGTGCGTACGCTGCAAGAAGGCATTCCGGGCACGGCGATGCCTTCGTTCAAGCTGCTTTCTGAAGGGGAAATTTATGCGTTGGTGGAATACGTGGAATATTTGAGCATGCGTGGCCAGACGGAGTTGGAGCTGATCAATCAGTACAAACTGGCGGATGCTTTCGATCCGGATAAAGAAGACTTCCCCACGACGAAAGAGTTTTTGGTCAACACGGTGATTTCGCCGATTGCGGCCAAGTGGAAAAATGCTCCCAGCCAATCGACCCAGGTGCCGACGCCGCCGAAAGATTTCGGCAGCACGGCTTCCATCGAGCGCGGCAAGCAGGTGTTTTACACCACCGGCGGCTGTGTGAAATGCCACGGGCCCACAGCGCTGGGAGATGGGCAATTGGTGTGGGACATGTGGAGTGAAGCAATTCATAAAATGGACGTGAAGGTGGCCGAATCCGCCGACCCGGCCAAATTGTCGGAATTAAGCTACGCGTTGCGGGTCGATGCCTTGCCGCCGCGCGAAGGGGAGCCGCGTAATTTGCGGGCCGGCATCTTGCGGGGAGGCCGCGAGCCGTACGAGTTGTTTTATCGGCTGAACAATGGAATTTTCCCGTCGCAAATGCCGGGCATTGGCACTACGCCTGGCATGACGAGCGACGATATTTGGCATTTGATCGATTTTATTTTGGATTTGCCATACGAACCGGGCAGCCAATACCACAACGACGAACACATGAAAGCTCCGCCGCGCGAATTGCTATAG
- a CDS encoding c-type cytochrome — protein sequence MPATESTWRTMKSMHVVFGVASVIMLVTTVWMLAADHNRSWKNYQREFRDIETWTADAKINEQNNADFSLTETQLKQQLEAVQGAALSDTGRQLFAKFVTEAKKKTDAQDASQAAADSQAADLVSADVEKLAGYTDASQRRDLRMDLYNRMRDLISRVKFREDNLTSNLKFRKAVLDKAMATYSLAVGESAPAEQTAQLQLNIDQAKHDVDGLTAMQQQEQTHRKELDSIFKQITSEEDVAAKNLQEHQHKLEQLRKAFVQRKANPGKQVLEMPILDAFNSALKIDQIWLPDLTLNNNFKEVARFDHCTTCHQAIEKTQPGSAVLPAYEQTHNFTVSLATPKEAPQPQKDSAGDEVPVNVEQVYGFALADRGMVKSDDVTIGAVFPQSPAALAGLIAGDVLVKINDARVVDFDRALVNLLTNVKWGQPLELTIRRGVPEPFSSHPRLDLFVGGSSPHPKDKFGCTICHQGQGSATSFEWASHTPNSPQQGRDWAHDYGWFNNHHWIFPMYPRAFDEASCLKCHHEVVDLEPSAKYPDPPAPTLLKGYELVRNYGCFGCHEINGFNGPNTRVGPDVRAEPTFYAAAQQIKADPGFAKLTDEEKSWVERLIGHPDDDSARRRLREFLVADAATKEPATPVLAPATDHLEGALKDVETPGTFRKVGPSLRYVGSKDGFDFLYSWIRNPRDFRPSTKMPRFFGLWDHLVPTEKLDAKGQPMRDDKGNLVYEDSPGFVDAQRYEPVEIRAIAKYLLTNSQPFDYLEPFSGVTAQPSAERGKKAFEMRCIACHQHADFPQAMATQGPNLSRVGAKLSLEPYGAQWLYSWIKNPAHYHARTVMPNTMLTPVTAADGSVSDPIADIVAFLMQSTEGWKPTDVPAENELTPAEQAALFDLALVYLKEKYPTERAKQYLQEGIPQDRAVGVTGAEIELIQNSKQSEIKEGAAAERALKYVGRRAISKYGCFGCHDIPGFEDAKPIGTALADWGRKDPSRLAFEQIGEYVTHYAWPQQEGTGVGVQGSGKSKEQSGGGNQGASVQNQAAASQVADHMPYGTPARPASEPQENMDYAIDELGPTQGWLMEKLLGHEREGFIWQKLHSPRSYDFKKTENKGYNERLRMPQFPFKEDEIEAIMTFVLGLVSEPPAPQYVASYSENPREQAVIGGIKMVEQFNCTGCHQLEFDRWDVAYKAGSLGAAVQTADYPFEMPHFTPAQIEDSQKEDRRGLLHAQLYGRPVVDAKGEVATTDENEDGDKFEGGGLGERFTLWHDTLLDGKAWLVGSKNPLVPDNCVTAKFSGRGGDLGRWIYPTVVADEQKINPNAKADEAWGWLPPPLIGEGQKVQTRWLHDFLLEPYPIRPAVVLRMPKFNMSSNDATALVDFFAARDDAPAPYEFDARTSGDYLTAQELSHHNRLVDALKIVTNNNYCVKCHLVGDYTPGGSVRAMGPQLDRVNERLRPDYVEHWVGNPKRILPYTGMPVNIPPGQPVAQDLFPGNSQQQLDGVIDLLMNWDRFTKAQFTLKSWIKPAAGATGGASSGGAAPGAGASATPPTGSTSNNP from the coding sequence ATGCCCGCAACCGAATCAACCTGGCGCACGATGAAGTCGATGCACGTCGTGTTCGGCGTGGCCAGCGTGATTATGCTGGTGACCACGGTGTGGATGCTGGCGGCGGACCATAACCGGTCGTGGAAAAACTACCAGCGGGAATTTCGGGACATCGAAACGTGGACGGCCGACGCCAAAATCAATGAACAAAACAACGCCGATTTCAGCCTGACGGAAACGCAACTCAAGCAACAATTGGAGGCGGTGCAAGGGGCGGCGCTTTCGGACACAGGTCGGCAACTGTTTGCGAAGTTCGTGACCGAAGCGAAAAAGAAAACCGACGCGCAAGATGCATCGCAAGCCGCCGCAGATTCCCAGGCCGCTGATTTGGTTTCCGCCGACGTCGAAAAACTGGCCGGCTACACCGATGCCAGCCAGCGGCGCGATTTGCGGATGGATTTGTATAACCGAATGCGCGACCTCATCAGCCGGGTGAAATTCCGCGAAGACAATCTCACGAGCAATCTCAAATTCCGGAAGGCGGTTCTCGATAAGGCCATGGCGACCTACAGCCTGGCGGTAGGCGAAAGTGCGCCGGCGGAACAAACCGCGCAGTTGCAGTTGAACATCGACCAGGCCAAACACGATGTCGACGGGCTGACAGCCATGCAACAACAGGAGCAAACGCACCGCAAGGAATTGGATTCCATTTTCAAACAAATTACGTCGGAGGAGGATGTAGCGGCGAAAAACCTGCAGGAGCATCAACACAAGTTGGAGCAGTTGCGGAAGGCATTTGTGCAACGCAAGGCCAACCCGGGCAAGCAAGTCTTGGAAATGCCCATTCTTGACGCTTTCAACAGCGCGCTGAAGATCGATCAGATCTGGCTTCCGGACCTGACGCTAAACAACAATTTCAAAGAAGTGGCGCGGTTCGATCATTGCACGACGTGCCATCAGGCCATCGAAAAAACGCAGCCTGGTTCGGCGGTGCTGCCCGCTTATGAGCAAACGCATAACTTCACGGTTTCGCTGGCCACGCCCAAAGAGGCGCCGCAGCCGCAGAAAGATTCTGCGGGGGACGAAGTTCCCGTGAATGTGGAGCAAGTATACGGGTTTGCGCTAGCCGACCGGGGCATGGTGAAGAGCGATGACGTGACTATCGGCGCCGTGTTTCCCCAAAGTCCGGCAGCGCTGGCCGGATTGATTGCCGGCGACGTGCTGGTAAAAATCAACGATGCGCGCGTGGTTGATTTTGATCGTGCGCTGGTGAATTTACTGACGAACGTGAAGTGGGGCCAGCCGTTGGAGTTGACCATCCGCCGCGGCGTGCCGGAGCCGTTCAGTTCGCATCCCCGGCTGGATTTGTTCGTGGGCGGCAGCAGCCCGCATCCCAAGGATAAATTCGGCTGCACGATATGCCATCAAGGGCAGGGGAGCGCGACGTCGTTCGAATGGGCCTCGCACACGCCAAATTCGCCGCAGCAGGGGCGCGACTGGGCGCACGATTACGGCTGGTTCAACAACCACCATTGGATTTTCCCGATGTATCCACGGGCGTTCGACGAAGCGAGCTGCCTGAAATGCCATCATGAAGTGGTCGATTTGGAGCCGAGCGCGAAATATCCCGACCCGCCGGCGCCGACGTTGCTAAAGGGTTACGAATTGGTGCGGAATTACGGCTGCTTCGGCTGCCACGAAATCAACGGATTCAACGGGCCGAACACGCGCGTGGGACCCGATGTGCGAGCCGAACCGACGTTTTACGCCGCGGCACAGCAAATCAAAGCCGATCCTGGTTTTGCAAAATTAACGGATGAAGAAAAGAGCTGGGTGGAACGTCTGATCGGCCATCCGGACGATGACTCCGCTCGCCGCCGCTTGCGCGAATTTTTGGTGGCAGATGCGGCAACCAAAGAGCCGGCGACGCCGGTGCTGGCACCCGCAACGGATCATTTGGAGGGCGCGCTGAAAGACGTGGAAACCCCCGGCACGTTCCGCAAAGTGGGTCCCAGCTTGCGATACGTGGGCAGCAAAGACGGGTTCGACTTCCTCTATTCGTGGATTCGCAATCCGCGAGATTTTCGGCCCAGCACAAAAATGCCGCGGTTCTTCGGGTTATGGGATCACCTGGTCCCGACCGAAAAATTGGATGCCAAAGGTCAGCCGATGCGCGACGACAAAGGCAACCTGGTTTACGAAGACAGCCCCGGGTTCGTCGATGCGCAGCGCTACGAGCCGGTGGAAATACGGGCAATCGCGAAGTATCTGCTGACGAACAGCCAACCGTTTGATTATTTGGAGCCGTTTTCCGGCGTTACCGCGCAGCCGTCGGCGGAGCGTGGCAAAAAAGCGTTTGAGATGCGGTGCATCGCCTGCCATCAACACGCCGATTTTCCTCAGGCGATGGCCACGCAAGGTCCGAACTTATCGCGCGTGGGGGCTAAGCTGTCGCTGGAGCCATATGGCGCGCAGTGGCTGTACAGTTGGATTAAAAATCCGGCCCACTATCACGCCCGCACGGTGATGCCCAACACCATGCTGACGCCGGTCACAGCGGCCGACGGGAGCGTGAGCGACCCGATTGCGGACATCGTGGCTTTCTTAATGCAATCGACGGAAGGCTGGAAGCCGACCGACGTGCCTGCGGAAAACGAGCTGACACCGGCCGAACAAGCGGCCTTGTTTGATTTGGCGCTCGTGTATCTGAAAGAAAAATATCCGACCGAGCGTGCGAAGCAATACTTGCAGGAAGGGATTCCGCAGGATCGCGCCGTCGGGGTGACGGGAGCGGAAATCGAGTTGATTCAGAATTCCAAGCAGAGCGAAATCAAAGAAGGCGCCGCGGCCGAGCGGGCGCTGAAATATGTGGGCCGCCGCGCCATCAGCAAGTACGGCTGCTTCGGCTGCCACGACATTCCCGGGTTTGAAGACGCCAAGCCGATCGGCACGGCGCTGGCCGACTGGGGGCGGAAAGATCCTTCACGGTTGGCGTTCGAGCAAATTGGCGAGTATGTGACCCACTACGCCTGGCCGCAGCAGGAGGGCACTGGGGTCGGGGTTCAGGGTTCGGGGAAAAGCAAGGAGCAGTCCGGCGGAGGGAATCAGGGAGCGAGTGTTCAAAATCAAGCGGCGGCTTCGCAAGTTGCAGATCACATGCCGTATGGCACGCCAGCTCGGCCGGCCAGTGAGCCGCAGGAAAACATGGATTACGCCATCGACGAACTGGGCCCCACGCAGGGCTGGCTGATGGAAAAACTGTTGGGGCACGAGCGCGAAGGATTCATCTGGCAAAAACTCCACTCGCCACGCAGCTACGACTTCAAGAAGACCGAAAACAAGGGCTACAACGAGCGCCTGCGGATGCCGCAATTTCCGTTCAAAGAGGACGAAATTGAAGCCATCATGACGTTTGTGTTGGGCCTGGTTTCGGAACCGCCGGCGCCGCAATATGTGGCCAGCTACAGCGAAAATCCGCGCGAACAGGCCGTGATTGGCGGCATCAAGATGGTGGAGCAATTCAATTGCACGGGGTGCCACCAGTTGGAGTTTGACCGCTGGGATGTGGCCTACAAGGCCGGTTCGCTGGGCGCGGCCGTGCAGACGGCCGATTATCCGTTCGAGATGCCGCACTTCACGCCGGCGCAAATTGAGGATTCGCAAAAGGAAGATCGCCGCGGCCTGTTGCACGCGCAACTGTACGGCCGGCCGGTGGTCGACGCCAAAGGGGAAGTTGCCACCACCGACGAAAACGAGGACGGCGACAAATTCGAAGGGGGCGGCCTGGGCGAACGCTTCACGCTGTGGCATGACACGTTGCTGGACGGCAAGGCCTGGCTCGTGGGTTCGAAAAATCCGCTGGTGCCCGACAATTGCGTCACGGCCAAGTTTTCCGGGCGTGGCGGCGATTTAGGCCGCTGGATTTATCCGACGGTAGTGGCCGACGAGCAAAAAATAAATCCCAACGCCAAGGCGGATGAAGCGTGGGGTTGGCTGCCGCCGCCGCTGATCGGCGAAGGCCAAAAAGTGCAAACCCGCTGGCTGCACGATTTCCTGTTGGAGCCGTACCCCATTCGTCCGGCGGTCGTGCTGCGGATGCCGAAATTCAACATGAGTTCCAACGACGCCACCGCGTTGGTCGACTTTTTCGCCGCGCGGGACGACGCTCCCGCGCCTTACGAGTTCGATGCCCGAACCAGCGGCGATTACCTCACGGCCCAGGAACTAAGCCATCACAACCGCCTGGTTGATGCGCTTAAAATCGTGACGAACAACAACTACTGCGTGAAGTGCCACCTGGTGGGCGATTACACTCCCGGCGGCAGCGTACGGGCCATGGGTCCGCAATTAGATCGCGTCAACGAACGGCTGCGGCCCGACTACGTGGAACACTGGGTGGGAAATCCCAAGCGCATTTTGCCGTACACCGGCATGCCGGTGAACATTCCGCCGGGCCAACCGGTGGCGCAAGATTTGTTCCCAGGCAACAGCCAACAGCAGCTTGACGGCGTGATCGATTTGCTGATGAATTGGGATCGATTCACCAAGGCGCAATTCACGCTGAAATCGTGGATTAAACCGGCCGCAGGGGCGACCGGCGGGGCCAGTTCAGGCGGCGCTGCCCCAGGCGCCGGGGCGAGTGCCACACCGCCGACAGGCAGTACGAGCAATAACCCATAG
- a CDS encoding cytochrome b N-terminal domain-containing protein produces the protein MSLGETIRNSQIWKSIFRHPMPVDRRNRIVVMLTNFFLHLHPVSIKKQGIALSYTWCMGGVTFFLFLVETVTGVLLMFYYRPTLEWAYNDILALRDVVSLGIMRELHRWGAHAMVITVWLHMYRVFLTGSYKPPREFNWVVGVILLLLTLLLSFTGYLLPWDQLAIWAITVGSNMARATPLLGHEGPGHALLSIGGRDMITNASDARFGLLGARFVGEETLNRFYVLHCVAIPIAAATLMAIHFWRVRKDGGISGPL, from the coding sequence ATGTCTCTCGGCGAAACGATTCGCAATAGTCAAATTTGGAAGAGCATATTCCGCCATCCCATGCCGGTGGATCGGCGGAATCGCATCGTGGTGATGCTCACCAATTTTTTCCTGCATTTGCATCCGGTATCGATTAAAAAACAGGGCATCGCGCTGAGCTACACCTGGTGCATGGGGGGCGTGACGTTTTTTCTGTTTCTGGTCGAAACGGTCACCGGCGTGCTGCTGATGTTTTACTACCGGCCCACGCTGGAATGGGCCTATAACGATATTTTGGCGCTGCGCGACGTGGTGAGCCTGGGCATTATGCGAGAACTGCATCGCTGGGGCGCTCATGCCATGGTGATTACGGTGTGGCTGCACATGTATCGAGTGTTTTTGACGGGCAGTTACAAACCGCCGCGTGAATTCAACTGGGTAGTGGGTGTGATTTTGCTGCTGTTGACGCTGCTGTTGTCGTTCACCGGGTATTTGTTGCCCTGGGATCAGTTGGCGATTTGGGCCATCACGGTGGGTTCGAACATGGCCCGGGCGACGCCGCTATTGGGACACGAAGGTCCCGGGCATGCGCTGCTTTCGATTGGCGGGCGCGACATGATTACCAACGCTAGCGATGCGCGCTTTGGTTTGCTGGGCGCGCGCTTCGTGGGCGAAGAAACCTTGAACCGATTTTACGTGCTGCATTGCGTGGCGATTCCGATTGCGGCGGCCACGCTCATGGCCATTCACTTTTGGCGCGTGCGCAAAGACGGCGGAATCAGCGGGCCGCTGTGA
- a CDS encoding ubiquinol-cytochrome c reductase iron-sulfur subunit, with the protein MADKKKMSVAEILAAARKADGKEGGAAPASKADVAAAGAEEAFAPAEEAAPAAAEPVAAEDAPAPAAKPAAKPLAAGERPSVKDILAMARAGKPGAAPGAAPAAKSAAPKPAAKAPGDKPAAAVAKANPEKAATKPAAKPVAAAVVKEKDTASILAAARAGAKPGPMTKAQAAALPAAKASPKAPAKEKMAVPPMPPKPAYAKLSPAKPAAAEEDRRSFLGTIFGSALAVGMTAMAATGGLWTLGFARFMFPNVLTEPPSQFKVGPKENFAPGQVETKFVASNGVWIVNGEYNGKPEIYALKTVCTHLGCTPNWLEAEQKFKCPCHGSGFYKDGINFEGPAPRPLERYAIHIGDDGQLEVDKSRTFQEELGQWTDPDCFVPV; encoded by the coding sequence ATGGCAGACAAGAAAAAGATGTCGGTCGCCGAAATTCTGGCGGCGGCCCGTAAGGCAGATGGCAAAGAAGGCGGCGCTGCACCGGCGAGCAAAGCTGACGTGGCAGCGGCAGGCGCCGAAGAGGCTTTTGCACCTGCGGAAGAAGCTGCGCCAGCCGCGGCAGAACCTGTCGCTGCGGAGGATGCTCCCGCACCTGCGGCTAAGCCGGCTGCCAAACCGTTGGCGGCGGGCGAACGTCCCAGCGTGAAAGATATATTGGCCATGGCCCGCGCCGGCAAGCCTGGCGCCGCACCGGGTGCTGCTCCGGCGGCGAAATCTGCCGCGCCGAAGCCTGCTGCCAAAGCTCCGGGCGATAAGCCCGCGGCCGCCGTCGCAAAAGCAAACCCGGAGAAAGCCGCGACTAAGCCTGCTGCCAAACCCGTGGCAGCGGCGGTGGTGAAAGAGAAAGATACTGCCAGCATTTTGGCCGCCGCTCGCGCGGGAGCAAAGCCGGGTCCAATGACGAAGGCACAAGCGGCGGCACTGCCTGCGGCCAAGGCATCGCCCAAAGCGCCGGCGAAAGAAAAAATGGCGGTGCCGCCGATGCCGCCGAAACCGGCATATGCGAAACTTTCGCCCGCCAAGCCGGCGGCCGCGGAAGAAGATCGCCGCAGTTTTTTGGGGACGATTTTTGGCTCGGCGTTGGCGGTGGGCATGACGGCGATGGCTGCGACCGGCGGTTTGTGGACGCTTGGCTTTGCGCGCTTCATGTTCCCGAACGTGCTGACTGAGCCCCCCAGCCAGTTCAAAGTGGGTCCCAAGGAAAACTTCGCGCCCGGGCAGGTGGAAACCAAATTCGTGGCCTCCAATGGCGTGTGGATCGTGAACGGCGAGTACAACGGCAAGCCGGAAATTTATGCACTAAAAACCGTTTGCACGCATCTGGGCTGCACCCCCAACTGGCTGGAAGCGGAACAAAAATTCAAATGCCCCTGTCACGGCAGCGGGTTTTACAAAGACGGAATTAATTTTGAAGGCCCAGCACCCCGGCCTCTGGAACGGTATGCCATCCACATTGGCGACGATGGTCAATTGGAAGTGGATAAAAGCCGTACGTTCCAGGAAGAGTTGGGGCAGTGGACCGATCCCGATTGTTTTGTGCCGGTGTGA
- the purD gene encoding phosphoribosylamine--glycine ligase, whose product MNILIIGAGGREHALAWKIKQSPRVKRVFVAPGNAGTAADAENVDLSPTDFPRLIRFAKENEIALTVVGPEAPLVAGIVDAFQAEKLRIFGPSKSAAELEGSKVFCKNLLRQADVPTAEYQVFREITRALTYLRDREDVPVVVKADGLAAGKGVFVCRGRAEAMDAVNSLAKQKMFGEAGRQIVIEERLEGHEASVLAITDGRTILTLPAAQDHKAAFDGDTGPNTGGMGAYCPTPLITEADLHRIEEQVLVPVVHALKRMRRPFRGVLYAGLMMTGQGPRVLEFNVRFGDPECQPLLMRLQSDLVDLLEGVVDDRLVTVGPPQWDPRTAVCVVMASAGYPGSYERGLSIRGLDEAAKVPDVKVFHSGTATADGRVVTNGGRVLTVTALGNSIPAAKLSAYTAVKQIRWEGAWCRKDISDKAQGYTHRE is encoded by the coding sequence ATGAACATCTTGATTATTGGCGCCGGCGGGCGCGAACACGCCTTGGCCTGGAAAATTAAGCAGAGCCCGCGGGTCAAGCGAGTTTTTGTCGCCCCCGGCAATGCCGGCACGGCCGCCGACGCGGAAAATGTCGATCTTTCCCCGACCGATTTTCCGCGCCTCATCCGCTTCGCCAAAGAAAACGAAATCGCTCTAACCGTGGTCGGCCCGGAAGCGCCGCTGGTGGCCGGCATTGTCGACGCCTTTCAGGCGGAAAAGCTGCGCATCTTCGGTCCCTCCAAATCCGCCGCCGAATTGGAAGGCAGCAAAGTCTTCTGCAAAAACTTGCTCCGCCAGGCCGACGTCCCCACGGCCGAGTATCAAGTCTTCCGCGAAATTACCCGCGCGCTCACCTACCTGCGCGATCGCGAAGATGTGCCCGTCGTGGTGAAGGCCGACGGCTTGGCCGCCGGCAAAGGCGTCTTCGTCTGCCGCGGCCGCGCCGAAGCCATGGATGCGGTCAACAGCCTGGCTAAACAAAAAATGTTTGGCGAGGCCGGCCGCCAAATCGTCATCGAAGAACGACTCGAAGGCCACGAGGCCAGCGTCTTGGCCATCACCGATGGCCGCACCATTCTCACGCTCCCCGCCGCGCAAGATCACAAGGCTGCCTTCGACGGCGATACCGGCCCCAACACCGGCGGCATGGGCGCATACTGCCCCACGCCGCTCATCACCGAAGCCGATCTCCACCGCATCGAGGAGCAAGTCCTGGTCCCTGTGGTCCACGCCCTCAAACGGATGCGTCGACCCTTCCGCGGCGTGCTGTACGCCGGGCTGATGATGACCGGCCAAGGCCCCCGCGTGCTGGAATTCAACGTCCGCTTCGGCGATCCCGAATGTCAGCCGCTGCTGATGCGATTGCAAAGCGACCTGGTCGATTTGCTCGAAGGCGTCGTCGACGACCGATTAGTTACCGTCGGGCCGCCGCAGTGGGATCCGCGCACGGCCGTGTGTGTCGTCATGGCCAGCGCCGGCTACCCGGGCAGTTACGAGCGCGGCCTGTCCATCCGTGGCCTGGACGAAGCGGCCAAAGTCCCCGACGTAAAAGTGTTCCACTCCGGCACCGCCACTGCCGACGGACGCGTGGTAACCAACGGCGGCCGTGTGCTGACCGTCACCGCGCTGGGCAATTCCATCCCCGCCGCCAAACTTTCCGCCTACACTGCCGTCAAGCAAATCCGTTGGGAAGGCGCCTGGTGCCGAAAAGATATCTCCGACAAAGCCCAAGGCTACACTCATAGAGAGTAG
- a CDS encoding SAM-dependent methyltransferase, producing MPTEVTPQPEPALRNISDTARWVAVYRARETQRPDAVFRDPFAARLAGEQGKQIAAGFSLSETHAWSFVARTFLIDRFITQEIQRGVDMVVNLAAGLDARPYRMALPKELRWVEVDLPDLLDYKESVLKDDNPLCSLERVRLNLADVDARRTLFAELSGQAKKVLVLTEGLLIYLAADEVRSLAADLAQKPAFRHWIFDLVSPALLAMLQQGMGQQLDAAGVPLKFGPPEGPDFFQPCGWQPKDVASLLKTAARLKRLTLGMRLIALLPENKPWRSARPWSGICLMQRSASTSAGL from the coding sequence ATGCCCACTGAAGTGACCCCTCAACCTGAACCTGCGCTGCGGAACATTTCCGACACGGCGCGCTGGGTCGCCGTGTATCGGGCCCGCGAAACCCAGCGGCCCGACGCCGTGTTCCGCGATCCGTTTGCCGCCCGACTGGCCGGCGAGCAGGGGAAGCAAATCGCGGCCGGTTTCTCGCTCAGCGAAACGCACGCCTGGTCGTTCGTGGCCCGCACGTTTCTCATCGACCGATTCATCACCCAGGAAATCCAGCGCGGCGTCGACATGGTGGTGAATTTGGCCGCCGGCCTCGATGCCCGACCTTACCGGATGGCGCTGCCCAAGGAGCTGCGCTGGGTGGAAGTCGATCTGCCCGATTTGTTGGATTACAAAGAATCGGTTTTGAAAGACGACAATCCGCTGTGCAGCCTGGAGCGCGTCCGGCTGAATTTGGCCGATGTCGACGCCCGGCGCACGTTGTTCGCCGAGCTTAGCGGCCAGGCGAAAAAAGTGTTGGTGCTGACCGAAGGCTTGCTCATTTATTTAGCCGCCGACGAAGTGCGCAGCCTGGCGGCCGATTTGGCCCAAAAGCCCGCGTTCCGCCACTGGATTTTCGATTTGGTTTCCCCCGCCCTGCTCGCCATGTTGCAACAAGGCATGGGGCAGCAATTGGATGCCGCCGGCGTGCCGCTGAAATTTGGACCGCCGGAAGGCCCCGATTTTTTCCAGCCCTGCGGCTGGCAGCCCAAAGACGTGGCCTCGCTGTTGAAAACGGCCGCGCGCTTAAAACGACTGACACTGGGCATGCGGCTGATTGCGTTGCTGCCCGAAAATAAACCCTGGCGCAGCGCGCGGCCCTGGTCGGGCATTTGCCTGATGCAGCGCAGCGCGTCAACTTCCGCTGGCCTGTGA